In a genomic window of Acidisoma sp. PAMC 29798:
- a CDS encoding GspE/PulE family protein, translated as MRLPWKIKRPTASVTPQPVAARGDERLDRLAQVLVDLGQLDARGVERARWTAIETGQRLDSVLIQLGLVTERGLAVAYGDLLGIPVAAPTRFPAEPLFPDRLLVRYLRHMRAVPVAEENGCLVVALADPLDRFTPHAIASATGMRVVTEVAVPIELDAAFERLYPAIDGETESGAAVNPDGEASEEDAERLKDLASEAPVIRLVSQIISRAVESRASDIHLEPFEDRLRVRYRHDGLLHEVESHPARLTPAIISRVKIMSRLDIAERRLPQDGRIKLPVRGQDIDFRVSTIPSLYGETVVLRILDRGTVALTYDALGLPPAVITRLSRSLHLPNGIVLVTGPTGSGKTTTLYSGIIELNAVQRNIVTVEDPIEYQIPGITQTQVKPQIGLSFANVLRAILRQDPNVVMIGEIRDLETAQIAVNGALTGRLVLSTLHTNSAAASITRLRDMGLEDYLITAVLRGVLAQRLVRRLCEACRVRIDAPPELVRRFDLEARCDGKPMHLWRPAGCAHCRDTGYRGRQAVAEFLVPDERIERLILARADQAEIERSAIESGMVPMFDAGIAAALAGTTTIEEVLRSLRGED; from the coding sequence ATGAGACTTCCTTGGAAAATCAAGCGTCCGACGGCGAGCGTAACGCCTCAACCGGTCGCTGCGCGGGGCGACGAGCGGCTTGACCGTCTAGCCCAGGTGCTCGTCGATCTTGGGCAGCTTGATGCCCGCGGTGTCGAACGCGCCAGATGGACCGCGATCGAGACGGGGCAGAGGCTGGACAGCGTGCTGATCCAGCTTGGCCTGGTGACCGAGCGCGGCCTCGCCGTGGCTTATGGCGACCTTCTCGGCATTCCAGTCGCGGCACCGACACGTTTCCCCGCCGAGCCGCTTTTTCCGGATCGTCTTCTTGTTCGCTACCTTCGCCATATGCGGGCCGTGCCGGTTGCAGAGGAGAATGGCTGCCTCGTCGTGGCCTTGGCCGATCCTCTCGATCGCTTTACCCCTCACGCCATCGCCTCCGCCACAGGCATGCGGGTCGTCACCGAAGTCGCTGTCCCCATTGAATTAGATGCGGCTTTCGAGCGTCTGTATCCGGCCATCGACGGAGAAACGGAGAGCGGGGCAGCCGTCAACCCCGATGGTGAAGCATCGGAGGAGGACGCGGAACGGCTGAAGGACCTCGCCAGCGAGGCACCTGTCATCCGCCTGGTGAGCCAGATCATCTCCCGCGCCGTAGAGTCACGCGCCTCGGACATCCATCTGGAACCTTTTGAGGATAGGCTGCGCGTCCGATATCGGCATGATGGACTATTGCATGAGGTCGAATCCCATCCCGCCCGCCTGACGCCCGCCATCATTTCGCGGGTCAAAATCATGTCGAGGCTCGACATCGCGGAGCGTCGGCTGCCGCAGGATGGCCGCATTAAGCTTCCGGTGCGAGGGCAGGACATCGACTTTCGCGTCTCAACCATCCCGTCCCTCTATGGCGAAACGGTCGTGCTGCGCATTCTCGATCGCGGGACCGTCGCGCTCACCTATGACGCGCTCGGGCTGCCACCCGCTGTCATCACGCGTTTGAGCCGGTCGCTGCATCTGCCCAACGGCATTGTGTTGGTCACCGGGCCAACCGGCAGCGGAAAAACAACGACGCTCTATAGCGGTATCATCGAACTCAATGCGGTACAGCGGAATATCGTGACCGTCGAAGATCCGATCGAGTATCAAATTCCCGGCATCACACAAACACAAGTCAAACCGCAGATCGGGCTCAGCTTCGCAAATGTCCTCCGCGCCATCCTGCGACAGGACCCCAATGTGGTGATGATCGGCGAAATCCGGGATCTGGAAACGGCGCAGATCGCCGTCAATGGCGCGCTGACAGGCCGCCTCGTCCTGTCGACGCTGCATACCAATTCGGCGGCGGCCAGCATTACGCGCCTGCGCGACATGGGCCTGGAAGACTACCTGATCACGGCAGTGCTGCGCGGCGTGCTCGCTCAACGCCTGGTGCGGCGGTTATGCGAGGCATGCCGGGTGCGGATCGACGCGCCGCCCGAACTCGTGCGGCGCTTCGATCTGGAGGCGCGGTGCGATGGCAAGCCCATGCATCTGTGGCGGCCGGCGGGATGCGCCCATTGCCGCGATACCGGCTATCGCGGGCGACAGGCTGTGGCGGAGTTCCTGGTGCCGGACGAGAGGATCGAACGCCTGATTCTGGCGCGCGCCGATCAGGCGGAGATCGAGCGGTCGGCCATCGAGTCAGGCATGGTGCCGATGTTCGATGCCGGCATTGCCGCAGCCCTCGCTGGCACAACCACCATCGAAGAGGTGCTCCGATCCTTGCGGGGCGAAGACTGA
- a CDS encoding type II secretion system F family protein — protein MPTFRYVAIDAAGRLQRGVSEAVNEAALVQALRRDGLSPVRAEPDRGESLIGRIDLTITRRGFRRQDVANFTRELAIMLAAGQDLDRALRFLTEMAPNTRLRGSLEALRNAVRDGSPLAAAMGKQPKSFSRLYVGLVRAGEAGGTLAATLERLALVLERERGLASSIRSAMIYPTLLFIAMVGSVSFLLTSVLPEFVPLFAQNGAKLPASTQFMIDSGHILSAYGLYLLVALGVAGLAAGQALKRPTLRMFVDRQMLRLPILGTLAKEILAARFCRTFGTLMLNGVPLIAALTIVRDVIGNTAAVAAMDVVSASAKGGAGLAAPLSASRLFPARMIYLLRLGEETAQLGQLCLRAAEIHEEETRLSLQRIVALLVPAITIVMGAAVAGIVSSLILAMLSLNSLAG, from the coding sequence GTGCCGACCTTCCGCTACGTCGCGATCGATGCGGCCGGACGTCTGCAACGCGGCGTCAGCGAGGCTGTAAACGAGGCGGCCCTGGTGCAGGCGCTGCGCCGAGACGGGCTGTCGCCGGTACGCGCCGAGCCGGATCGTGGCGAATCGTTGATTGGACGGATTGATCTAACAATCACACGGCGCGGATTTCGGCGCCAGGATGTGGCGAACTTCACGCGCGAACTCGCCATCATGCTGGCGGCAGGTCAGGATCTCGACCGTGCCCTCCGGTTCCTTACGGAGATGGCGCCCAATACGCGGCTCAGGGGCTCGCTGGAGGCGCTGCGCAATGCCGTGCGTGATGGCAGCCCTTTGGCGGCCGCGATGGGGAAGCAGCCCAAGAGTTTTTCACGCCTCTATGTCGGCCTTGTGCGGGCCGGGGAGGCCGGTGGCACGCTGGCGGCAACGCTGGAGCGGCTCGCTTTAGTGCTGGAGCGCGAACGCGGGCTCGCCTCCTCCATCCGGTCGGCGATGATCTACCCGACGCTGCTTTTTATCGCCATGGTAGGCTCGGTATCCTTTCTACTGACCTCCGTGCTCCCAGAATTCGTGCCGCTCTTTGCACAGAACGGCGCGAAATTGCCGGCCTCGACGCAGTTCATGATCGATTCTGGCCATATCCTGTCCGCCTATGGGCTTTATCTCCTGGTGGCGCTTGGGGTCGCGGGCTTGGCGGCGGGACAGGCGCTGAAACGACCTACCCTGCGCATGTTTGTCGACCGCCAGATGCTACGGCTGCCCATTCTGGGCACCTTGGCGAAGGAAATCCTGGCCGCGCGCTTTTGCCGGACCTTCGGCACGCTGATGCTTAACGGTGTCCCACTGATCGCCGCTCTCACCATCGTGCGGGACGTGATCGGGAATACCGCCGCCGTTGCCGCAATGGATGTCGTGTCGGCAAGCGCGAAGGGGGGCGCCGGCCTCGCCGCGCCCCTTTCCGCATCGCGGCTGTTTCCGGCGCGGATGATCTACCTCCTCCGACTTGGGGAAGAGACGGCGCAGCTTGGCCAGCTTTGCCTGCGTGCCGCTGAAATCCATGAGGAAGAGACGCGGCTCTCTTTACAGCGAATCGTGGCGCTGCTGGTGCCCGCCATCACCATCGTCATGGGGGCGGCTGTGGCTGGCATCGTCTCGTCCCTCATCCTCGCCATGCTCAGCTTGAACAGCCTTGCCGGTTGA
- a CDS encoding GspH/FimT family pseudopilin, with translation MPVDTQHQRGRAPRGAAGFTLIEVLVVIVILGLSIALVVSRGPARSVGLDIEGAAGSIAQNLRLARSQAISTDRLVAFTLDPTGRVPIVDGTPGATLAPDVRVTIMTATGGSVRSQPAITFAPDGSSSGGRVILGAGARHLQVLVDWLTGRVNVTDAP, from the coding sequence TTGCCGGTTGATACCCAGCATCAGCGCGGCCGTGCGCCCCGGGGGGCTGCGGGGTTCACCCTCATTGAGGTGCTGGTCGTGATCGTGATCCTGGGCCTGTCCATCGCCCTGGTGGTCTCGCGCGGTCCTGCCCGCAGCGTCGGGCTGGATATCGAGGGTGCGGCCGGCAGCATCGCCCAAAACCTCCGGCTGGCGCGATCCCAGGCGATTTCCACCGATCGTCTCGTGGCGTTCACCCTCGACCCCACCGGCCGGGTTCCCATCGTGGACGGCACGCCGGGCGCCACGCTGGCGCCGGATGTCCGTGTCACTATCATGACCGCGACCGGGGGGTCGGTCCGGTCCCAACCCGCCATCACCTTCGCGCCGGACGGCAGTTCGTCCGGCGGTCGTGTCATCCTGGGCGCGGGCGCCCGGCATCTTCAGGTCTTGGTCGATTGGCTGACCGGCCGGGTCAATGTCACCGATGCGCCCTGA
- a CDS encoding type IV pilus modification PilV family protein: protein MRPDRTAGFTLFEVIVAMIIAGIALAALFSGAVTGLRSASSASHYVEALARARSHLAVVGIGTPLASMTQEGDDGGGFRWRLRVRPVATKTLDGEGGKIGGTGKNPRIALYSIDVTIGWAMDGGVRSVDLHTQRIGPAAATTP from the coding sequence ATGCGCCCTGACAGGACGGCGGGCTTCACCCTGTTCGAGGTGATCGTCGCCATGATCATTGCGGGCATCGCCCTCGCGGCGCTCTTCTCGGGTGCCGTCACAGGGCTTCGCTCCGCCAGTTCGGCAAGCCATTATGTCGAGGCATTGGCGCGCGCACGGTCACATCTCGCGGTTGTGGGGATCGGCACGCCCCTCGCCAGCATGACGCAGGAGGGTGACGATGGCGGCGGGTTCCGGTGGCGGCTGCGCGTACGCCCGGTTGCGACGAAGACGCTTGATGGCGAAGGGGGAAAGATCGGCGGCACCGGGAAAAATCCCCGCATCGCGCTCTATAGCATCGACGTCACGATCGGCTGGGCGATGGATGGCGGGGTGCGCAGCGTCGATCTTCATACCCAGCGGATCGGCCCTGCCGCCGCCACCACACCATGA
- a CDS encoding prepilin-type N-terminal cleavage/methylation domain-containing protein yields MRKREAGFTLLEVLVSLIVLALIILGLAQGLRFGVLALHRQSSLIDQHGDLDAVDRTLRTLIEQINPGNSHDAPEIRGNATSMEFTSELPYGAAVALPDRQAEIRLLVDGNHQLLLRWAPYSHATYRVPPQPTDTPLLQGILRVQLSYWSSAGTSGWRSGWDRSDIPALIRIHIVFLNERGLRWPDIVAAPSRHRL; encoded by the coding sequence ATGAGGAAGCGCGAGGCTGGCTTCACGCTGCTGGAAGTCCTTGTGTCGCTGATCGTTCTCGCGTTGATCATCCTGGGGCTCGCCCAGGGGTTGCGTTTCGGCGTGCTGGCGCTGCACCGGCAGTCTAGCCTCATCGACCAGCATGGCGATCTCGATGCCGTGGACCGCACGCTGCGCACCCTGATCGAGCAGATCAATCCCGGGAACTCCCATGACGCGCCCGAGATACGAGGCAATGCCACCAGCATGGAGTTCACGTCCGAGCTACCCTATGGGGCCGCAGTCGCCCTGCCGGATCGCCAGGCAGAAATCCGGCTTCTGGTCGATGGAAACCACCAGCTTCTTCTGCGCTGGGCGCCTTACAGTCACGCGACCTACCGCGTGCCGCCTCAGCCCACGGATACGCCCCTGCTGCAGGGGATTTTGCGGGTTCAGCTGAGCTATTGGTCCAGCGCTGGGACATCTGGCTGGCGCAGTGGCTGGGATCGGTCCGACATTCCAGCCCTGATCCGCATCCACATCGTCTTCCTGAACGAACGCGGCCTGCGATGGCCTGACATCGTTGCGGCACCGAGCCGTCATAGACTCTGA
- a CDS encoding PilN domain-containing protein — MLEQFIGWWYEQMRSLLPQTMIGAPRWSNALLLDMGSDGSRSFLVRRQRHRERTLGPIDFDAAGLAAVRRGRRSRAAPRDLLIRLPPGRLLEHRFPIPLAAERDAANFLRYEIDRVTPFNADEVFWTFDIESRDRVNGRLFVSLSMLPRADLANAISWLTGVGLAPAAIETLGEDQRVRHLPLGGPVTARHTMPRPVVGLAALCGLLALLAVVLPFVFQQTRIVSQERRIAALEPRVAEVFALRAHINGQAAGADVVAAERARVGDALEALAAITGIMPDNAFLTGLSLSKRDLTLTGQSGDAAGLISALSRAPTINSPSFSAPVTAAANGQGNLFSITASVAP; from the coding sequence ATGCTCGAGCAATTCATCGGCTGGTGGTACGAGCAGATGCGGAGTCTATTGCCTCAGACGATGATTGGCGCACCACGCTGGAGCAACGCACTCCTCCTTGACATGGGCAGCGATGGATCGCGGTCCTTTCTCGTGCGCAGGCAAAGGCATCGGGAACGGACGCTCGGACCTATCGACTTCGATGCGGCTGGGTTGGCGGCCGTTCGACGCGGCCGGCGGTCGAGGGCAGCGCCCCGCGATCTTCTGATTCGATTGCCGCCCGGACGGCTGCTGGAACATCGATTTCCAATTCCTCTCGCGGCCGAACGCGATGCGGCGAATTTCTTGCGATACGAAATTGACCGCGTGACGCCCTTCAATGCCGATGAGGTGTTCTGGACATTCGACATAGAGAGCCGAGACCGCGTGAACGGTCGGCTCTTTGTCAGCCTGAGCATGCTGCCAAGGGCCGACCTCGCCAACGCGATCAGTTGGCTGACCGGCGTGGGGCTCGCACCCGCTGCGATCGAGACGCTCGGCGAGGACCAGCGTGTGCGACATCTCCCGCTCGGTGGGCCGGTGACCGCCCGCCACACAATGCCACGCCCCGTGGTTGGCTTGGCGGCTTTGTGTGGTCTTCTGGCTTTGCTGGCCGTCGTTCTACCGTTTGTCTTCCAGCAGACACGTATCGTGAGCCAGGAGCGGCGCATCGCGGCGCTTGAACCCCGCGTGGCGGAAGTGTTTGCGTTACGCGCACACATCAACGGCCAGGCTGCGGGCGCGGATGTGGTCGCGGCCGAGCGCGCTCGCGTCGGCGATGCTCTGGAGGCCTTGGCGGCGATCACCGGCATCATGCCCGATAATGCCTTCCTCACCGGCTTGAGCCTCTCCAAGCGAGACCTGACCTTGACCGGCCAATCCGGCGATGCCGCCGGTTTGATCTCTGCCTTGTCGCGCGCACCGACAATCAACAGTCCAAGTTTCTCGGCGCCCGTGACGGCAGCGGCGAATGGTCAGGGCAATCTGTTTTCGATCACCGCCAGCGTGGCGCCTTGA
- the gspM gene encoding type II secretion system protein GspM: MPTGRRGQWLALALTLVVIGALWAGVAAPLVAWYDMRSDGIAQRGLLTERMTRLTLSIPALLAEAGAARNHQSAVRSDLLPASSDAVAAAALQQNLQNKAKDVAVPLSSIETLLVEPRGKYRRIALRVTLSAAWPQLLHLLQALEQGTPRILIDDLQLSASPVLSRPDGVPVNATFTIMAFRMADVS, translated from the coding sequence TTGCCAACAGGCCGACGTGGGCAGTGGCTCGCTTTGGCGCTCACGCTGGTGGTCATCGGTGCACTTTGGGCGGGTGTCGCTGCGCCGCTGGTCGCTTGGTATGACATGCGGTCGGACGGGATCGCACAGCGCGGGCTGCTGACCGAGCGGATGACGCGCCTGACCCTTTCTATCCCGGCGCTTCTGGCCGAGGCGGGCGCGGCACGGAACCATCAGAGCGCTGTGCGCAGTGATCTGCTTCCCGCATCAAGCGATGCGGTGGCGGCGGCGGCCTTGCAGCAGAACCTGCAGAACAAGGCGAAAGACGTGGCCGTGCCACTCAGCAGTATCGAAACGCTACTCGTTGAGCCTCGGGGCAAGTACCGGCGCATCGCCTTGCGAGTCACATTATCGGCAGCTTGGCCACAGCTCCTGCATCTTCTTCAGGCGTTGGAGCAAGGAACGCCCCGCATCCTGATCGATGACCTCCAGCTCAGCGCATCGCCCGTTTTGTCACGGCCGGACGGCGTTCCCGTGAACGCGACCTTCACCATCATGGCATTCCGTATGGCGGATGTTTCATGA
- the gspD gene encoding type II secretion system secretin GspD, with protein sequence MKRLLTLALALSAVGCAQQASMPPERLSPAIVPSLDHVDSRVNGPIGATNLLPTSSQSYGTPATVSLPASDAGTGGGTVSLVFTDTDIREVVAEILGSILQVSYTIDPAVHGTATLHTAGPLPRSQLLPTLEALLAQSGATLVQSGGLYRVIPAAAGVPTTSIATSASTAGSQLYPLRYTSAGDLARVLQPFAGQNAKIIADPGSNSLIISGDPDTRATLAALAEAFDIDLLAGQSYALLPTPEGAAQDFATSLQSALRSQGSGLSNVVRVVPMERISSVLVVASQPQFIQQAQRVYALLERQQRLTVRSWHVYYLQDSKAEDAAYVLQQAFTPNNITATPSGSDQTSAGSSASHATGTTAMANTGTGGSALNGLGSSSGIGVGSSLSSSGAQGSGLTPQASDQSTTPTQTASNPLLGGLSPSSGGGGGGGGDTDTIRIIPDPQNNSVLTYTTQQEEDVVEAMLRKIDILPLQVRIDATIAEVTLNSQLQYGTQFFFQSGGVNGVLNNAAATASYAVPRALALATTFPGFVLSGNGAGGAPIALQALQAVTTVHVLSSPELMVLDNQTAHLQVGDLVPYLTSSSQSAIANNAPVINSVSYQPTGVIMNVTPRVNSGGLVTLDISQEVSAIDAAVTTSTTGISSPTFSERSVTSRVVIQDGQTVGLAGLITDNASKSNAGIPFLKDIPILGLLAGTQNNQRTRTELLVLITPHVLYDQRDARALTSDLEDLLRNAAAVPTELNGIQSSGSDDPNERVRRALQLGQ encoded by the coding sequence ATGAAGCGCCTGCTGACCCTCGCCCTCGCCCTGTCCGCTGTCGGTTGTGCGCAGCAGGCCAGTATGCCGCCAGAGCGTCTATCGCCGGCCATCGTGCCGTCTTTGGATCATGTGGATTCGCGGGTGAATGGCCCGATCGGGGCGACCAATCTTCTGCCCACCTCCAGCCAATCCTACGGCACGCCCGCAACGGTTTCGCTCCCCGCGTCCGATGCCGGCACCGGCGGGGGCACCGTCTCCCTCGTGTTCACGGATACGGATATCCGGGAGGTGGTCGCGGAGATCCTCGGCTCAATTCTCCAGGTCAGCTACACCATCGATCCGGCGGTTCACGGCACCGCAACGCTTCATACGGCGGGGCCGCTCCCCCGGTCGCAGCTTCTGCCGACGCTCGAAGCGCTGCTGGCGCAATCCGGCGCAACGCTGGTGCAGTCCGGAGGTCTGTACCGCGTCATTCCAGCGGCGGCCGGTGTGCCGACAACGTCGATCGCCACGAGCGCAAGCACGGCGGGCAGCCAGCTCTATCCGCTGCGCTATACCTCTGCGGGCGATCTGGCGCGTGTGTTGCAGCCATTTGCCGGCCAGAATGCCAAGATCATCGCCGATCCGGGCAGCAACAGCCTGATCATCAGCGGTGACCCTGATACGCGCGCGACCCTCGCAGCCCTTGCCGAGGCCTTCGACATCGATCTTCTCGCCGGCCAATCCTATGCCTTATTGCCCACGCCCGAAGGGGCGGCACAGGATTTCGCGACCTCGTTGCAGAGCGCGCTGCGCAGCCAGGGCAGCGGGCTTTCGAACGTGGTGCGGGTCGTGCCGATGGAGCGGATCAGCTCGGTTCTGGTCGTGGCGTCGCAGCCCCAATTCATCCAGCAAGCGCAACGCGTCTATGCGCTTTTGGAACGCCAACAGCGTCTCACGGTGCGCAGCTGGCACGTCTATTACCTCCAGGACAGCAAGGCCGAGGACGCGGCCTATGTGCTGCAGCAGGCCTTCACACCGAACAACATCACGGCCACGCCGAGCGGTTCGGACCAGACAAGCGCGGGGTCTTCGGCAAGCCATGCCACGGGCACCACGGCCATGGCCAATACCGGAACAGGTGGATCGGCGCTGAACGGCCTCGGCTCATCCTCCGGCATCGGGGTCGGCAGTTCCCTCAGCAGCAGCGGGGCTCAGGGTTCTGGGCTGACGCCTCAAGCCAGCGATCAAAGCACCACGCCCACGCAAACCGCCTCCAATCCGCTGCTTGGCGGTCTCAGCCCGAGTAGCGGCGGCGGAGGCGGAGGGGGCGGCGACACGGATACGATCAGGATCATCCCCGATCCGCAGAACAATTCCGTGCTGACCTACACGACGCAGCAGGAGGAAGACGTTGTCGAAGCCATGCTGCGCAAAATCGACATCCTGCCATTGCAGGTCCGTATCGACGCGACCATCGCCGAAGTGACGTTGAACAGCCAATTGCAATACGGCACACAGTTCTTCTTTCAATCAGGCGGCGTGAACGGGGTTCTCAACAACGCGGCCGCCACGGCCTCCTATGCGGTGCCGCGGGCACTCGCGCTTGCGACGACGTTTCCAGGTTTCGTCCTGAGCGGCAATGGCGCCGGCGGGGCGCCGATTGCTCTGCAAGCGCTGCAGGCGGTCACGACGGTACACGTCCTGTCCTCGCCGGAACTCATGGTTCTCGACAATCAGACGGCGCATTTGCAGGTGGGCGATCTTGTTCCCTATCTAACCTCAAGCTCGCAAAGCGCGATTGCGAACAATGCTCCCGTCATCAACAGCGTGAGCTATCAGCCGACCGGCGTCATTATGAACGTGACGCCAAGGGTGAATAGTGGCGGTCTCGTGACCCTCGACATCTCGCAGGAGGTGAGCGCCATCGATGCCGCCGTCACCACATCGACGACCGGAATTTCGTCCCCCACTTTTTCCGAGCGCAGCGTGACCTCGCGTGTCGTCATCCAGGACGGTCAGACCGTCGGTCTCGCCGGATTGATCACCGACAATGCGAGCAAGAGCAACGCGGGCATTCCCTTCCTCAAGGATATCCCAATTCTCGGTCTGCTCGCCGGCACGCAGAACAATCAGCGCACCCGGACGGAGCTTCTGGTTCTGATCACACCTCATGTCTTGTACGATCAGCGCGATGCTCGCGCCTTGACATCGGACCTTGAAGACCTGCTGAGGAATGCGGCAGCAGTGCCGACGGAACTCAACGGCATCCAATCCTCGGGGTCGGACGACCCGAATGAGCGGGTTCGCCGGGCCTTGCAGCTCGGCCAGTGA
- a CDS encoding general secretion pathway protein GspK, translating into MPPRREERGFALLIVLWALVLLTLIFSRLVSAGRGETEIAFNLRAAAQMQAEADGLLYMGVFNLLGPTAAGWKADGAVHRVSLPTGMAEVSITDLAGRINPNTASAPLLAALLHQVGADATTADAVGEAITDWRSPDVQGRFEAPQYRDAGLPYAPPGAPFNSLAELNLVIGMTPALLAKLTPHLSLYNRDNPNPAIADPTVRAALRQVGIKIDVSQTALPPKDVFMTAIVPSKGGTYGIRHADVELRTSSSDLPFKILTWSN; encoded by the coding sequence TTGCCACCGAGGCGCGAGGAGCGTGGATTTGCGCTCCTCATCGTGCTCTGGGCGCTGGTGCTGCTGACGTTGATCTTCTCCCGCCTCGTCTCAGCGGGCCGAGGGGAGACGGAAATCGCATTCAATCTCCGCGCCGCCGCTCAGATGCAGGCCGAGGCCGACGGGCTGCTTTATATGGGCGTCTTCAATCTCCTCGGGCCGACCGCCGCAGGCTGGAAGGCGGATGGTGCCGTCCATCGGGTCAGTCTTCCCACGGGCATGGCAGAGGTTTCGATCACCGATCTTGCCGGCCGGATCAACCCAAACACGGCGTCAGCCCCGCTGCTCGCGGCTTTGCTGCATCAGGTGGGGGCGGATGCGACGACTGCAGATGCCGTGGGCGAGGCCATCACGGACTGGCGCTCGCCAGACGTCCAGGGCCGGTTCGAGGCGCCACAATACCGTGACGCCGGTTTGCCCTATGCTCCGCCGGGCGCGCCGTTCAACAGCCTCGCAGAGCTCAATCTCGTCATCGGGATGACACCGGCGCTCTTGGCTAAGCTGACGCCGCATCTCTCTTTGTATAACCGCGATAACCCCAATCCCGCGATCGCCGACCCCACCGTCCGCGCGGCACTGAGGCAGGTTGGGATCAAGATCGATGTCTCGCAAACAGCGCTCCCTCCTAAAGACGTGTTCATGACAGCGATCGTCCCTTCTAAAGGAGGAACGTACGGAATAAGGCACGCAGATGTCGAGTTGCGAACCTCATCCTCCGACTTACCATTCAAGATCCTGACTTGGTCAAACTGA
- a CDS encoding ferritin-like domain-containing protein: protein MAETSETIETNRGSHRRGLMKTVGLGLAGTALAAAGTAGLGFGTTPARADATLDGEILNFALNLEYLEAEYYLRAVTGSGIPANLTGGAATVTGGSLVPFQNTAIAYLAQKIAVDELAHVNFLRTALGASAVAEPNIDLSDSFTTLALAAGLIIPGQTFNPFASETDFLIGAYIFEDVGVTAYAGAAASLTPATLPYAASILAVEAYHAGAIRSRLGEIGGSAATNMISALRQTLSGVGDNGVNYQSNMFNFTNVDSNGQAYRRTPQQVLSIVYGGGTANGLFFPNGMNGAVTTTA from the coding sequence GTGGCCGAAACATCAGAGACCATCGAAACCAACCGGGGTTCACATCGTCGCGGCTTAATGAAGACTGTGGGGCTTGGCCTCGCAGGCACCGCGCTTGCGGCAGCTGGTACCGCAGGCCTCGGCTTCGGAACGACACCCGCGCGCGCGGATGCCACGCTCGACGGCGAAATTCTCAACTTCGCACTTAATCTCGAATATCTCGAAGCGGAATATTATCTCCGCGCCGTGACAGGTTCGGGCATTCCGGCCAATCTGACAGGCGGTGCCGCGACTGTCACGGGAGGCTCACTCGTTCCCTTCCAGAACACCGCGATCGCCTATCTCGCCCAGAAGATCGCCGTGGACGAGTTGGCGCATGTCAATTTCCTCCGCACCGCGCTCGGCGCTTCAGCCGTGGCCGAACCGAACATCGACCTCAGCGACAGCTTTACGACATTGGCGCTTGCAGCCGGTCTCATCATACCCGGTCAGACCTTCAACCCCTTCGCGAGCGAGACGGACTTCCTGATCGGTGCCTATATTTTCGAGGATGTCGGTGTTACCGCCTATGCTGGTGCCGCCGCGTCGTTGACGCCTGCCACTCTCCCCTATGCCGCGAGCATTCTTGCGGTTGAGGCTTATCATGCCGGGGCCATTCGTAGCCGCCTTGGCGAAATCGGCGGATCGGCCGCGACGAACATGATCTCGGCGCTTCGCCAAACCTTGTCGGGCGTCGGTGACAATGGCGTCAACTACCAGAGCAACATGTTCAACTTCACGAACGTGGATAGCAATGGCCAGGCCTATCGCCGGACGCCGCAGCAGGTGCTCAGCATCGTCTATGGTGGCGGCACGGCCAACGGTCTGTTCTTCCCGAACGGCATGAACGGCGCGGTCACGACGACCGCATAA
- the gspG gene encoding type II secretion system major pseudopilin GspG encodes MAAAFGAILRDLTRSRSRAKACLLGKDAHPVDAPDDAHRERGFTLLELLVVIVILGLLIGFVAPAVLRQLGGARVSIAHQSIARLASVLDMYKLDVGAYPSTEQGLGALVEAPPDVANWNGPYVQSTQAPVDPWNHAYVYRDPSERSGHDYDLCSLGPSGTASGDAQICN; translated from the coding sequence ATGGCAGCAGCCTTCGGCGCAATTTTGCGGGATCTTACTCGGTCACGAAGCCGTGCGAAAGCGTGTCTTCTCGGCAAGGACGCGCATCCTGTCGATGCACCGGATGATGCACACAGGGAACGGGGCTTCACCCTCCTTGAGCTTCTGGTCGTGATCGTCATTCTAGGATTATTGATCGGCTTTGTCGCACCCGCCGTCTTACGCCAGCTTGGCGGTGCGCGCGTTTCCATCGCGCATCAGTCGATCGCCCGGCTGGCATCCGTCCTGGACATGTACAAGCTCGATGTCGGGGCCTATCCATCAACGGAGCAAGGACTGGGTGCTTTGGTAGAAGCGCCGCCCGACGTCGCGAACTGGAACGGGCCGTATGTACAATCGACGCAAGCACCGGTCGATCCCTGGAACCATGCATATGTCTATCGCGACCCTTCGGAAAGAAGTGGCCACGACTATGATCTTTGTTCTCTGGGTCCGAGCGGCACGGCTTCAGGAGACGCGCAGATCTGTAATTGA